The Populus alba chromosome 6, ASM523922v2, whole genome shotgun sequence genome contains a region encoding:
- the LOC118050232 gene encoding deSI-like protein At4g17486: MLCRMVMLNRKKKTGTVPVYLNVYDLTTVNGYAYWVGLGVYHSGVQVHGVEYGFGAHDHETTGIFEVEPKQCPGFMFRKSILIGRTDLGPKEVRAFMEKLAQEYPGNTYHLITKNCNHFCNDVCFKLTGKTIPQWVNRLARLGFLCNCVLPAELNQTKIRQVRSEESAREGEKKKLRSRSTRFISSSNPVNTSPSLTSYPSSSESRSGRQKRSIPVSPKSIFCAR; encoded by the exons atgttgtGCAGAATGGTGATGTTGAACCggaaaaagaaaacagggaCAGTTCCGGTTTACTTAAATGTTTATGATTTGACAACTGTTAATGGTTACGCTTACTGGGTTGGTCTCGGGGTCTATCATTCTGGTGTACAAG TTCATGGTGTTGAATATGGTTTTGGAGCACATGATCATGAGACAACGGGGATTTTTGAGGTTGAGCCGAAGCAATGCCCGGGATTTATGTTTAGGAAATCTATATTGATTGGAAGAACCGATTTGGGTCCTAAAGAAGTTCGGGCCTTCATGGAGAAATTAGCTCAGGAGTATCCTGGGAATACTTACCATCTTATTACTAAGAACTGCAATCACTTCTGTAATGATGTGTGTTTCAAGCTGACTGGGAAAACAATTCCACAATGGGTTAATCGTCTTGCTCGTTTAG GTTTTCTTTGCAATTGTGTTCTTCCGGCAGAGttgaatcaaacaaaaattcGTCAAGTTAGATCAGAAGAAAGTGCACGAgagggagagaagaagaaattgaggaGCCGGTCAACTAGgttcatttcttcttctaacCCTGTAAATACTTCCCCTTCATTGACATCTTACCCTTCAAGTTCTGAAAGCAGAAGTGGTAGACAGAAACGATCCATTCCCGTGTCTCCAAAATCTATCTTTTGTGCACGATGA